The Flavobacterium sp. N2270 genome contains the following window.
TCAATCAAAAATTATTCAAGACAAGTTGGAGGAATTATTAAAAACAGTAATTTTACCCCATCAAAATTTTGAAATTGAACACCGCTGGAGTGGAGTTATGGGTGTTGGAAATCATAAAAAACCAATTGTAGAACAACTTTCTAACAATGTTTTTTGTGGGGTTCGTTTAGGTGGAATGGGAGTTGCAATAGGAAGTTTAATAGGAAAAGAATTAGCAGATTTAGTTTAAAATATGGCAGTAGCAAAAAAAATAAAGAAAAAAAGTTCTCCAAAAACTTCTAAAAAAAGTCCAGGAAAAAGAATTTTATTTTTCTTCTTTAAAATGTTTTTATGGTTTTTTGGGATCAGTTTATTTTTTGTGATTCTATTTAAATTTGTACCTGTACCATTTACACCATTAATGGCAATTAGAGCTTTTGAACAAAATTCTGAAAATAAAGAAATGGTTTGTTCTCATGATTGGGTAGCGTTAGAACACATTTCTCCTAACCTTCAAAAAGCAGTTATTTCAAGTGAAGACGGTTTGTTTTTAGAACACAATGGATTCGATTTTAAATCCATGCAAAAAGCATTTGAAAGCAATCAAAAAGGTAAAAAACTAAAAGGCGGAAGTACCATTTCTCAACAAACAGCTAAAAACGTTTTCCTTTGGCAAGGAAGAAGTTATTTACGAAAAGGTTTAGAAGCTTATTTCACCGTGCTTATTGAATTAATTTGGGGTAAAGAACGCATCATGGAAGTGTATTTAAATAGTATTGAAATGGGTGATGGTGTTTATGGTGCTCAAGCTGCGGCTAAACATTGGTATAAAAAAGAAGCTAAAAATTTGACTAAATATGAAGCTGCAGGAATAGCTGCAATTTTACCAAATCCAAGAAGGTTTAAAGCAACAAATTCATCATCATATATTAATAAACGCAAAGCAAAAATTAGCAAATATATTGGTTACGTGAAATTAGATTATTAGTTTATATAAATTATTAGCTTCACAAATCGTGAGGCTTTTTTTTGCCTTTAAAATATTTCGTAACATTTTTTTAAAATCCTCGACCAATTAATAAAACTATAAAATTATGCAAGCACACGAAATAGATTACCAAATTTTTGGTGAAGAAATGCAATATGTAGAAATAGAACTAGATCCGCAAGAAATTGTTGTAGCTGAAGCTGGAAGTTTTATGATGATGGATAGTGGAATCAAAATGGAAACTATTTTTGGCGATGGAAGCCAACAAGAGGGTGGAATTTTCGGAAAATTATTGTCTGCTGGGAAACGTGTATTAACCGGTGAAAGTTTGTTTATGACAGCTTATCAAAATATTGAATACGGCAAGAAAAAAGTGTCTTTTGCATCACCTTATCCTGGGAAAATTGTTCCAATTG
Protein-coding sequences here:
- the mtgA gene encoding monofunctional biosynthetic peptidoglycan transglycosylase, whose translation is MAVAKKIKKKSSPKTSKKSPGKRILFFFFKMFLWFFGISLFFVILFKFVPVPFTPLMAIRAFEQNSENKEMVCSHDWVALEHISPNLQKAVISSEDGLFLEHNGFDFKSMQKAFESNQKGKKLKGGSTISQQTAKNVFLWQGRSYLRKGLEAYFTVLIELIWGKERIMEVYLNSIEMGDGVYGAQAAAKHWYKKEAKNLTKYEAAGIAAILPNPRRFKATNSSSYINKRKAKISKYIGYVKLDY